The nucleotide sequence TTGAAGCCCTGGCCGAGTTCGGCTTTGCCCGTGAACACCTCTATACTGCCATTGGCGTCGATGCGGATCCACGCGTCGAGATAGGGCGAATTTTTCAAGCTGCCGGGCGGGCTCGGTGCTGGAGCCGGGGCAGGCGCGTCCTGTTGCTGCGCCAAAGCGCCTGACAACGAGAAGCTGACAATCAGCGCGCCGCCACCTGCCAGCAAGCGACGGCGATCGATCATCGCCGCGGCGCTCATCGGGCTCTCCCGTTGGCCGTCGATGACGCATCCGCGCTGTCCATCAGCCTCGCAGCACGATGCACCGCCCGCAGGATGCGCATGTGGGTGCCGCAACGACACAGATGAGGCTCAAGCTCGGAACGGATCTGCTCATCGGTCGGCCTGGAATTTCTCTGCAGAAGCGCCAGCGCCCGAATCATGATTCCGGCGATGCAGTAACCGCATTGTGCGGCCTGCTCTTCCATAAAGGCGCGTTGGATCGGCGCGGGCTCCGAGGCCGTGCCGAGGCCTTCGAGCGTCGTTACCTGCTTGCCTTCCAGCAAAATCATCGGCGTCACGCAAGAGAGCACGGCCTTGCCGTCGACGATCACCGTGCATGCGCCGCATTGGCCTAGTCCGCAGCCGAATTTGGCGGCGTTGAGCTTGATGTCTTCGCGCAGCACATAGAGCAGCGGCGTATCCGGATCGGCGTC is from Bradyrhizobium sp. AZCC 2176 and encodes:
- a CDS encoding (2Fe-2S)-binding protein, producing the protein MMTLKVNGREHQVDADPDTPLLYVLREDIKLNAAKFGCGLGQCGACTVIVDGKAVLSCVTPMILLEGKQVTTLEGLGTASEPAPIQRAFMEEQAAQCGYCIAGIMIRALALLQRNSRPTDEQIRSELEPHLCRCGTHMRILRAVHRAARLMDSADASSTANGRAR